In one window of Octopus bimaculoides isolate UCB-OBI-ISO-001 chromosome 20, ASM119413v2, whole genome shotgun sequence DNA:
- the LOC106877581 gene encoding ribonuclease P protein subunit p25-like protein gives MENYTKGDVVTVEESKGPHLELQKDDIVMTVHYGSKIRNLIGLALNKMQNSNTKRIVWTGSGPAITKTITCAEIMKHKIEGLHQLSKLAYERVKETWLPKIKGLEKLIVNRDIPCISILLSKDQLDVIEPGYQAPGKCNIQDDLEDGKCEGKPAYKKQRQFKCRKRKTPSAQNKNHRGRSL, from the exons ATGGAAAACTACACTAAAGGAGATGTTGTCACTGTCGAGGAGTCTAAAGGCCCCCATTTGGAATTACAGAAAGATGATATTGTAATGACTGTCCACTATGGCAGTAAGATACGTAATTTGATTGGACTTGCTTTGAACAAAATGCAG AATTCCAATACCAAACGGATAGTTTGGACTGGGAGTGGTCCGGCAATCACAAAGACGATCACTTGTGCTGAGATTATGAAACACAAGATAGAG ggCCTTCATCAATTGAGCAAACTGGCATATGAAAG AGTCAAAGAAACTTGGCTGCCCAAGATAAAAGGACTTGAAAA ATTAATTGTAAACCGTGACATTCCGTGTATCTCTATTTTGTTATCGAAAGACCAGCTTGATGTTATCGAACCAgg gTATCAAGCTCCTGGGAAGTGCAATATCCAAGATGACTTGGAAGATGGAAAATGTGAAGGAAAGCCAGCTTATAAAAAACAAAGGCAGTTTAAATGCAGGAAACGGAAAACGCCTTCAGCTCAGAATAAAAACCATAGAGGAAGAAGTCTCTAA